One stretch of Roseibium sp. HPY-6 DNA includes these proteins:
- a CDS encoding GNAT family N-acetyltransferase, whose protein sequence is MPVDIRILTGEGLKDALDDLARLRISVFRDWPYLYEGSMDYEAKYLQRYAETDGAVIVGAYDGETLVGAATGEPLGDEFEAFQAPLKERGYDPTRIFYLAESVLDPAYRGQGVGHLFFDEREAHARKLGFEQATFCAVIRPDNHPKRPADYRPLDPFWRKRGYEKMNGVIVTFPWQDIGDAGETEKPMQVWHRTF, encoded by the coding sequence GTGCCGGTTGATATCAGGATCCTGACAGGCGAGGGGCTGAAAGATGCGCTGGACGATCTCGCCCGGCTCAGAATTTCCGTGTTTCGCGACTGGCCTTATCTCTACGAAGGCTCAATGGACTACGAAGCCAAATACCTGCAGCGCTATGCCGAAACGGACGGAGCGGTTATCGTGGGAGCCTATGACGGAGAAACGCTGGTCGGTGCTGCGACCGGGGAACCGCTCGGAGACGAATTTGAAGCCTTTCAAGCACCCCTGAAAGAGCGCGGCTACGATCCCACCAGGATTTTCTATCTGGCTGAATCCGTTCTTGATCCTGCCTATCGCGGTCAAGGTGTGGGGCACCTGTTCTTCGACGAGCGCGAGGCGCATGCGCGCAAGCTTGGCTTCGAGCAGGCGACGTTTTGCGCGGTCATACGGCCGGACAATCATCCCAAACGGCCAGCTGACTATCGGCCTCTCGATCCGTTCTGGCGCAAGCGCGGATATGAGAAAATGAACGGTGTTATCGTCACCTTCCCCTGGCAGGACATCGGTGATGCGGGTGAAACCGAGAAGCCGATGCAAGTCTGGCACAGGACGTTTTGA
- the speD gene encoding adenosylmethionine decarboxylase, which translates to MESNALFELGMDLEARVAEDAVCVAEPRSTTQKEENVSTAAVGVYADDRLDHFIQKEGVHCAGAHLIIDLYDAERLDDLAHVEQALRTCVEEAGATLLHIHLHPFEPTGVSGVAVLAESHISVHTWPEAGYAAFDVFMCGDAKPEKCVDVLREAFNPGKTAVSELLRGREVANQLSKPHTLEAAE; encoded by the coding sequence ATGGAAAGCAACGCCCTCTTCGAACTGGGGATGGACTTGGAGGCTCGTGTAGCAGAAGACGCAGTTTGCGTTGCCGAGCCAAGAAGCACCACCCAGAAGGAAGAAAACGTTTCGACCGCGGCCGTTGGCGTCTACGCAGACGACCGCCTGGATCACTTCATTCAGAAGGAAGGGGTCCACTGCGCTGGTGCGCATTTGATAATTGATCTGTACGATGCCGAAAGGCTCGACGATCTGGCTCATGTCGAACAGGCTCTGAGGACCTGTGTCGAGGAGGCAGGCGCAACACTGTTGCACATTCACTTGCACCCGTTTGAACCGACCGGTGTATCGGGCGTTGCCGTGCTCGCGGAAAGTCATATTTCCGTTCACACCTGGCCCGAGGCCGGATACGCGGCTTTCGATGTCTTCATGTGCGGCGATGCCAAGCCTGAAAAATGCGTCGACGTGCTGCGCGAGGCCTTCAACCCGGGCAAGACTGCGGTCTCGGAACTGCTGCGCGGACGCGAAGTTGCCAACCAGCTCTCCAAGCCGCACACGCTGGAAGCGGCGGAATGA
- the speE gene encoding polyamine aminopropyltransferase has protein sequence MSDGLVFNETLYPGVQVSYSCSEILYQEKTEHQDLVLFSNPVFGKILMLDGVTQVTTADEFIYHEMMSHVPIIAHGAARNVLIVGGGDCGLAEEVLKHASVENLVQVEIDASVVEFSKEHFKDFNKGVLDDARFELVIADGMKFSAETDRRFDVVIVDSTDPHGPGAVLFSEEFYRNVHRMLKPGGVLVTQNGVPFLQRDELVTSVARFSRIFKDAAAYIAAIPTYFGGHMTLGWASDNPDLRKQAASVLQERFDAQGFETRYYTPDVHAAAFALPKFILDAVEDGRAQA, from the coding sequence ATGAGCGACGGTCTGGTTTTCAACGAAACCCTCTACCCGGGGGTTCAGGTCAGCTACAGCTGCAGTGAAATCCTCTATCAGGAAAAAACGGAGCACCAGGATCTGGTGCTCTTTTCCAATCCGGTCTTCGGCAAGATCCTGATGCTGGACGGGGTGACCCAGGTCACGACCGCGGACGAATTCATCTATCACGAGATGATGTCGCACGTTCCGATCATAGCCCATGGCGCCGCACGCAACGTTCTGATCGTCGGTGGCGGCGATTGCGGTCTTGCCGAGGAAGTGCTGAAACACGCCTCCGTGGAGAATCTGGTTCAGGTGGAAATCGATGCCTCCGTGGTCGAGTTTTCCAAGGAGCACTTTAAAGACTTCAACAAGGGCGTCCTGGACGACGCGCGCTTTGAACTTGTCATCGCCGACGGCATGAAGTTTTCCGCCGAAACAGACCGGCGTTTCGATGTGGTGATTGTCGACAGCACCGATCCGCACGGGCCAGGTGCCGTCCTCTTTTCCGAAGAGTTCTACCGCAATGTGCACCGGATGCTGAAGCCTGGCGGCGTTCTTGTGACCCAGAATGGCGTCCCGTTCCTGCAGCGGGACGAGCTGGTCACAAGCGTTGCGCGGTTCTCGCGCATCTTCAAGGACGCAGCCGCCTATATCGCAGCGATTCCGACCTATTTCGGCGGTCACATGACCCTCGGCTGGGCATCCGACAATCCGGACCTGCGCAAACAGGCGGCTTCGGTACTTCAGGAACGCTTTGACGCACAGGGTTTTGAGACCCGCTACTACACGCCGGACGTTCACGCAGCCGCATTTGCGCTGCCGAAGTTCATTTTGGACGCGGTCGAGGACGGCCGGGCGCAGGCTTAG
- a CDS encoding mechanosensitive ion channel family protein: MIRFLTALFLVLSVQSIAPASAQMLLPGAGASETEAPAAEPSPNDIKELARLLADPAIVNWLQQRADGLNDGTIQNQTFREAVQQGLNEIEDRVQLVGASLALLPDAPAIISQTWQEGLAPRQQLNFVVLLIIFIFVGAGLEWLYWRYAGYFRRRIELGRSDSYFDKARSAVTRLALVSGGALFFSIGTIGTFVIFDWPPNAREFVLELLVSLVILRAIAAFALFALAPRVETLRLMPLSRTNAQILYLGVMVTSAILLFGSNLSETIVHLGRNEPVGLAIDISAAAAATLLAIGLLWLMYSGSELQGRSILMPVVGTFVLLMLFVLWLIGAESAAGTLAVVALLVPTERIVRKTIEQAFRENRPDEEPEDLAGEASEADETGDTVDSVETDEPAETGEPEEATKDAHGIYLPVAVRLGRFVVVVSAVICIGLFWGVQPWNMSAINSTPAQMVRVLIDIMVAFLIGDLIWTATKTAIDRRMAAMPKLQPGIAPGPEARMATLLPLIKKVVLVTILVMVALIGLSSMGINITPLLAGAGVVGLAVGFGAQALVRDIVSGVFFLIDDAFRVGEYIEMGDIRGTVESMSIRSLQLRHHRGAVHTIPFGELKSLTNYSRDWVMMKLEFRVPFDTDLKLAKKIVKNINEELQANEDYGDNFLQPLKFQGVRRMEEFNMVVGVKFMTKPGGQWTIRRDAYQRIRDEFEKAGINFAQRNVKVEVIGGEDLSESDREKATAAAMDAIEQQVQGQPGG; the protein is encoded by the coding sequence ATGATCAGGTTTTTGACGGCACTCTTTCTCGTGCTGAGTGTCCAATCGATTGCGCCTGCTTCGGCGCAAATGCTCCTGCCGGGCGCGGGCGCTTCAGAAACCGAGGCGCCGGCGGCAGAACCATCGCCGAACGACATAAAGGAACTTGCACGTCTTTTGGCCGACCCCGCCATTGTCAACTGGCTGCAACAACGGGCAGACGGGCTCAACGACGGTACGATACAAAACCAGACTTTCCGCGAGGCCGTGCAGCAGGGGCTCAACGAAATTGAGGACCGCGTGCAACTGGTCGGGGCATCGCTGGCCCTGCTGCCGGATGCCCCGGCGATTATTTCGCAAACCTGGCAGGAGGGTTTAGCACCCAGACAGCAGCTGAACTTCGTTGTCCTTCTGATCATTTTCATCTTTGTCGGCGCCGGGCTCGAATGGCTCTACTGGAGATACGCCGGTTACTTCCGGCGGCGCATTGAACTCGGCCGATCGGACAGTTACTTCGACAAGGCGCGCTCGGCAGTCACAAGGCTTGCGCTCGTCTCCGGCGGGGCCTTGTTTTTTTCGATCGGGACGATCGGAACGTTCGTCATTTTCGATTGGCCTCCCAATGCACGGGAGTTTGTCCTAGAACTCCTCGTATCGCTTGTCATTTTGCGTGCGATTGCAGCCTTTGCGCTGTTTGCGCTGGCACCGCGTGTTGAAACCCTGCGGTTGATGCCTCTGTCGCGCACAAACGCGCAGATTCTCTATCTCGGCGTCATGGTGACGTCGGCGATCTTGCTCTTCGGCAGCAATCTCTCGGAGACCATCGTTCACCTTGGACGCAACGAACCCGTCGGTCTCGCAATTGACATTTCTGCAGCGGCAGCAGCCACTTTGCTCGCCATTGGATTGCTCTGGCTCATGTATTCGGGCAGCGAGCTGCAAGGCCGATCCATCCTGATGCCCGTGGTTGGCACGTTCGTATTGCTGATGCTGTTCGTGCTCTGGCTGATCGGTGCGGAAAGCGCGGCAGGAACGCTTGCCGTTGTCGCTCTGCTCGTGCCGACAGAGCGAATTGTCCGCAAGACTATCGAACAGGCCTTTCGCGAAAACCGGCCGGACGAAGAGCCGGAAGACCTTGCCGGCGAAGCCAGTGAGGCGGACGAAACCGGAGACACGGTGGATTCCGTGGAGACGGATGAGCCCGCCGAAACAGGCGAACCCGAAGAGGCCACGAAAGATGCGCACGGGATTTATCTGCCCGTCGCGGTCCGTCTTGGCCGGTTCGTCGTTGTTGTCTCGGCGGTGATTTGCATTGGCCTCTTCTGGGGTGTGCAGCCCTGGAACATGTCCGCCATCAATTCAACGCCTGCGCAAATGGTGCGGGTCCTGATCGACATCATGGTCGCGTTCCTCATCGGCGATCTGATCTGGACTGCGACAAAAACCGCAATCGACCGGCGCATGGCGGCGATGCCGAAACTTCAGCCGGGTATTGCACCCGGTCCCGAAGCCCGAATGGCGACGCTGCTGCCCTTGATCAAGAAAGTCGTGCTGGTCACCATTCTGGTGATGGTGGCCCTTATCGGCCTGTCATCGATGGGCATCAACATCACCCCGTTGCTGGCAGGGGCGGGCGTTGTTGGCCTCGCCGTCGGTTTCGGCGCACAGGCCCTGGTGCGCGATATCGTGTCCGGTGTCTTCTTCCTGATCGACGACGCCTTTCGCGTCGGCGAGTATATCGAGATGGGTGACATCAGGGGCACGGTGGAATCCATGTCTATCCGGTCACTTCAACTGCGGCACCATCGCGGCGCGGTTCACACCATTCCGTTCGGCGAGTTGAAGTCGCTCACCAACTACAGCCGCGACTGGGTGATGATGAAGCTGGAGTTCAGGGTTCCGTTTGACACCGACCTCAAGCTTGCCAAGAAAATCGTCAAGAATATCAATGAAGAGCTGCAGGCGAATGAGGACTATGGCGACAATTTCCTCCAGCCATTGAAGTTCCAGGGCGTCCGGCGGATGGAAGAATTCAACATGGTTGTCGGCGTCAAGTTCATGACCAAGCCCGGCGGGCAATGGACCATCAGACGTGATGCCTATCAGCGGATCCGGGACGAATTCGAAAAGGCGGGCATCAACTTCGCGCAGCGCAATGTCAAAGTCGAAGTCATCGGCGGTGAAGACCTGAGTGAAAGCGACAGGGAAAAAGCCACCGCGGCAGCCATGGATGCCATCGAACAGCAGGTGCAGGGCCAACCTGGCGGGTGA
- a CDS encoding 2Fe-2S iron-sulfur cluster-binding protein, which yields MISKLRIASGLVLFVFVTGHLLTLAFGLRSIEAMEEASVYLMGLFANPVGGPLLILSFFAHAGLGLWTLFWRNRLFFNWGDSIQAVLGLAIVPLLLPHIMGTVVGPMMTDTHVGFKWVLAVYWMFVPQLGIQQVVALIVIWVHACYGLFLWMQVQNWWGRYATFSYPFAVIIPVTALLGFVESGKILIANSGDPEYMAPVRESATAYSSVGERLMQIQTDVLWWYAGIVAVVLAARAVRVWGKGADVSLTYKDGPTIKRSAGISILETAQSMDTSHAALCGARGRCGSCAVRVLEGAENLSAPSRVEKDTLTRRSLPEGVRLACQAMPTGGSVTVERVFPPTISPVEYQSLLREKTPTASATETESQSEGAA from the coding sequence ATGATCAGCAAACTTCGCATCGCAAGCGGCTTGGTCCTGTTTGTGTTTGTGACTGGACATTTGCTTACTCTGGCGTTTGGCCTTCGATCGATTGAAGCCATGGAAGAGGCAAGTGTCTACCTCATGGGGCTGTTCGCCAATCCCGTCGGTGGTCCCCTCCTGATCTTGAGTTTTTTCGCCCACGCCGGTCTGGGGCTCTGGACGCTTTTTTGGCGAAACAGACTGTTTTTCAACTGGGGAGACAGTATTCAGGCCGTGCTCGGTCTCGCGATTGTCCCTCTGTTGTTGCCTCATATCATGGGCACGGTTGTCGGCCCGATGATGACCGACACGCATGTCGGCTTCAAATGGGTGCTTGCCGTCTACTGGATGTTCGTGCCGCAGCTGGGCATTCAGCAGGTCGTCGCCCTGATCGTGATTTGGGTCCATGCCTGCTACGGGCTTTTCCTATGGATGCAGGTCCAAAACTGGTGGGGCCGATACGCCACGTTTTCCTACCCGTTCGCCGTTATCATTCCGGTCACAGCTCTCCTGGGTTTTGTTGAATCGGGAAAAATCCTGATTGCGAACAGCGGCGACCCTGAATACATGGCGCCGGTTCGCGAGTCCGCTACAGCATACAGTTCGGTTGGCGAACGACTGATGCAGATTCAGACCGATGTCTTGTGGTGGTACGCCGGCATCGTCGCGGTCGTTTTGGCCGCAAGGGCAGTCCGGGTGTGGGGAAAGGGGGCGGATGTCTCCCTGACCTACAAAGACGGTCCGACCATCAAGCGGTCCGCCGGTATCAGTATTCTTGAAACCGCTCAGTCAATGGACACGTCCCATGCCGCGCTTTGCGGTGCGCGCGGCCGCTGCGGCTCTTGCGCAGTCCGTGTTCTGGAGGGGGCTGAAAATCTCTCCGCTCCCAGCCGTGTCGAGAAGGACACACTTACCCGCCGGTCGTTGCCTGAAGGCGTTCGCCTTGCGTGCCAGGCAATGCCGACAGGGGGGAGTGTCACCGTGGAGCGGGTGTTCCCGCCGACGATCTCGCCCGTCGAATATCAATCCTTGCTGCGTGAAAAGACGCCAACGGCGTCCGCTACCGAAACGGAATCGCAAAGCGAGGGCGCGGCATGA
- a CDS encoding HAMP domain-containing methyl-accepting chemotaxis protein — MSDEPNSAGKTFKRIGIFDRLRIRTRINLLVALTIFAISALGITYLTGRAGTQASLESKNQFAALFELVQAVEIGALQMRRSEKDFLLRRDMKYVDKYDKAVKTVDTALEQMSQLAASADVTENVQKLKADVKRHQAQFHKVADLRVKVGLSEKEGLEGELRTAVHNVEELLKTAELDSLTVKMLMMRRHEKDFMMRGKEKYVARIDKRREEFDGLLKDSSLPAELVANLTTLMDQYQSGFKAFAETAMILAPETKQLSQIFAEMQPDFAKIRELAGEGQNVANANFASTMKTTDQTFLVASIGILAGGVFLGLLIGRSISTPINQLNNAMKSLAGGDASAELPKLDTKTEIGEMAETVQFFKNASAERMDLMNESKRDQEARAHRQSKVDDLVRDFRETVQGVLEAVNSENREMETSAGSLSAIASQTTSQADGVSSASQDASKNVEAVAVAAEALSTSISEISHQVAQTKTIVEQATDATIETDTKIAGLAASADKIGEVILLIQGIAEQTNLLALNATIEAARAGEAGKGFAVVASEVKELATQTAKATEAISTQITDIQKETESSVEAIRGIAETMREVSSATEAISAAVEEQGTSTAEISENVRSAAAGSNEVSGNIVSVRQAADESQSTAERVLSAARGVSDNTDQLSRVIDTFLDDVAAA, encoded by the coding sequence ATGTCTGATGAACCGAACAGTGCTGGAAAAACGTTTAAACGCATCGGGATATTTGATCGCCTGCGGATCAGAACGCGTATCAACTTACTTGTCGCTTTGACGATATTTGCGATCTCAGCGCTTGGAATCACTTATCTGACAGGCAGAGCGGGAACCCAGGCATCCCTGGAGAGCAAGAACCAGTTTGCGGCGCTCTTTGAGCTGGTACAGGCGGTCGAAATCGGAGCACTCCAGATGCGGCGCAGTGAAAAGGACTTCCTGCTGCGGCGCGATATGAAATATGTCGACAAGTACGACAAAGCGGTCAAAACCGTGGACACAGCTTTGGAGCAGATGTCGCAGCTCGCAGCATCGGCTGACGTAACCGAAAATGTTCAGAAACTAAAGGCGGACGTCAAACGCCACCAGGCGCAGTTCCACAAGGTTGCCGATCTGCGCGTGAAGGTAGGGTTGTCCGAAAAAGAAGGACTTGAAGGAGAACTGCGCACCGCCGTCCACAACGTGGAAGAGCTCTTGAAGACTGCCGAGCTGGACAGTCTGACCGTGAAAATGCTGATGATGCGCCGTCATGAAAAGGACTTCATGATGCGCGGCAAGGAAAAATATGTCGCCCGCATCGACAAACGACGCGAAGAGTTCGACGGCCTGCTCAAGGATTCTTCACTTCCCGCTGAGCTTGTCGCCAACCTGACTACCCTCATGGACCAATATCAATCCGGTTTCAAAGCCTTTGCGGAAACCGCGATGATACTTGCACCCGAAACAAAACAGTTGAGCCAGATCTTTGCCGAGATGCAGCCGGATTTTGCGAAAATCCGCGAGCTCGCCGGAGAGGGCCAGAACGTTGCCAACGCGAATTTCGCATCCACCATGAAAACGACGGACCAGACCTTTCTGGTCGCGAGCATCGGTATTCTGGCGGGTGGAGTTTTTCTTGGCCTGCTGATCGGAAGAAGCATTTCAACTCCGATCAATCAGCTTAACAACGCAATGAAATCGCTCGCGGGCGGCGATGCGAGCGCAGAACTGCCGAAGCTCGATACCAAAACTGAGATCGGGGAGATGGCGGAAACAGTTCAGTTCTTCAAGAATGCGTCTGCAGAGCGCATGGACCTGATGAATGAAAGCAAACGTGATCAAGAAGCGCGCGCGCACCGCCAGTCGAAGGTCGACGACCTCGTTCGCGACTTCCGTGAAACCGTTCAGGGCGTGCTTGAAGCTGTCAATTCGGAAAACCGTGAAATGGAGACCTCAGCGGGCAGCCTTTCGGCAATTGCTTCGCAGACAACCTCCCAGGCAGACGGTGTTTCCAGTGCCTCCCAGGACGCTTCCAAGAATGTCGAGGCGGTTGCGGTGGCGGCAGAAGCGCTCTCCACTTCCATTAGCGAGATTTCCCATCAGGTTGCCCAGACAAAGACCATTGTCGAACAGGCAACCGACGCGACCATAGAAACAGATACCAAGATTGCCGGACTTGCCGCTTCCGCGGACAAGATCGGCGAGGTCATTCTGCTCATCCAGGGTATCGCCGAGCAAACCAACCTGCTTGCCCTCAATGCAACAATTGAGGCGGCTCGCGCAGGCGAAGCCGGAAAAGGCTTTGCGGTTGTTGCGTCGGAAGTGAAAGAGCTTGCGACACAGACCGCCAAGGCAACCGAGGCAATCTCGACCCAGATTACGGACATTCAAAAGGAAACCGAAAGCTCTGTTGAAGCGATCCGCGGAATTGCCGAAACGATGCGTGAGGTTTCTTCGGCGACCGAAGCGATTTCAGCAGCTGTTGAAGAGCAGGGCACTTCGACCGCCGAAATTTCAGAAAACGTGCGCTCCGCAGCAGCCGGTTCCAACGAAGTCTCCGGGAACATTGTCAGCGTCCGGCAGGCAGCTGACGAAAGTCAGAGCACAGCCGAGCGGGTGCTTTCTGCAGCAAGAGGTGTGTCAGATAATACCGATCAGCTCAGCCGGGTTATCGACACGTTTCTTGACGATGTCGCTGCAGCTTAG
- a CDS encoding winged helix-turn-helix domain-containing protein — MKLAFENTEIDMVLAELRRSGEPVSIEPRAFDLLCLLISNRDRLVTKDEIVAKIWDSRYISDAAISTCVKSVRKAIGDDGDQQRLIKTVRGRGFRFIGAVRESALEAALPAGPQTHSPHPEPPEEHGKPSIVVLPFEDYGSDHGQQLLAEAIPHELIQGLAKLRWLRVIARGTAFQFRGPNLDLASIGERLAVRYALTGTVLHFQDMMSVSVELAHCESGLVIWAERFEDRSDRFLAIRREMLEQIASSLEIYITQREASIAARSSTEKLDAWAEYHLGLRHLFLFTEANNTAAKSCFERAIEKDPEFARAHAGLSFGRFQDAFVGYSSDKAAAIEEARRFAERSVELDPLDPFANLNLGRSFWLSNDPALGLGWLERSISLSPNFAQGHYSRAFAEALQGRSGAALKHASAALDLSPLDPLLYAMHGVRALANLQAGELEAATGEAAAAVHAPRAHHLIYMIAAATHALADDLPAARQYALKARESGADTRTEHFFRAFPFVEPGFREEFKRGLTLAGFD, encoded by the coding sequence ATGAAACTCGCGTTCGAGAACACGGAAATCGACATGGTGCTGGCGGAGCTTCGCCGCTCCGGCGAACCTGTCAGTATTGAACCTCGCGCCTTCGATCTTTTGTGTCTTCTGATTTCCAACCGCGACCGTCTGGTGACCAAAGACGAAATCGTCGCTAAAATCTGGGATAGCAGGTATATCTCGGACGCCGCCATTTCGACCTGCGTGAAATCCGTGCGCAAGGCGATTGGCGACGACGGTGACCAGCAGCGCCTGATCAAGACAGTCCGCGGGCGTGGGTTTCGGTTTATCGGCGCGGTACGCGAAAGTGCGTTGGAAGCCGCGCTACCGGCTGGACCCCAAACGCATTCCCCTCACCCGGAACCACCAGAAGAACACGGCAAACCGTCGATCGTGGTTCTGCCATTTGAAGATTACGGATCGGACCACGGTCAGCAGCTCCTGGCCGAAGCGATACCGCACGAGCTTATCCAGGGTCTTGCAAAACTGCGCTGGCTGCGTGTCATTGCCAGGGGCACGGCCTTTCAATTCCGGGGCCCGAACCTGGACCTGGCTTCCATCGGAGAACGTCTTGCCGTCCGCTATGCACTCACGGGAACCGTGCTGCATTTTCAGGATATGATGAGCGTATCCGTTGAGCTGGCTCATTGCGAAAGCGGCCTGGTGATCTGGGCGGAAAGGTTCGAGGACCGGAGCGATCGCTTTCTGGCAATCAGACGCGAGATGCTGGAGCAGATCGCCTCATCGCTCGAGATCTATATCACCCAGCGGGAAGCATCCATCGCTGCGCGTTCGTCGACCGAAAAGCTGGACGCCTGGGCGGAGTACCATCTGGGATTGCGCCATCTGTTCCTGTTCACGGAAGCCAACAATACGGCTGCGAAATCGTGTTTCGAACGCGCAATCGAAAAGGACCCGGAGTTCGCCAGAGCCCATGCCGGCCTTTCGTTTGGACGGTTTCAGGATGCATTCGTCGGATATTCCTCTGACAAGGCCGCCGCAATCGAAGAAGCCCGCCGTTTTGCCGAACGCAGCGTGGAACTGGATCCGCTCGACCCTTTCGCCAATCTCAACCTTGGCCGTTCCTTCTGGCTGAGCAATGACCCTGCATTGGGCCTTGGATGGTTGGAACGGTCCATATCGCTCAGTCCCAATTTCGCTCAAGGTCACTATTCGCGCGCTTTCGCTGAAGCGCTTCAGGGGCGTTCGGGTGCCGCCTTGAAACACGCTTCGGCCGCTCTGGACCTCAGTCCGCTGGATCCATTGCTTTACGCCATGCACGGTGTTCGGGCGCTCGCGAATTTGCAGGCCGGAGAACTTGAAGCTGCGACCGGCGAAGCCGCTGCGGCGGTTCACGCCCCAAGGGCGCATCACTTGATCTACATGATCGCAGCCGCAACGCACGCCCTTGCAGACGACCTTCCCGCTGCCCGGCAATACGCTTTGAAGGCCCGCGAGAGCGGTGCGGACACCAGAACCGAGCATTTCTTCAGGGCATTCCCGTTTGTTGAGCCCGGATTCCGGGAAGAGTTCAAGCGGGGCCTTACGCTCGCCGGCTTCGACTGA
- a CDS encoding class I SAM-dependent methyltransferase: MNALNQPAFSGPDLAAVKQRQQGIWSTGDYPAVGTTLQIVGETLAESLDLAPGERVLDVAAGNGNATLAAARRFCDVVSTDYVDAWLRAGMERAKAEGLPVAFREADAEDLPFEDASFDVVTSTFGVMFTADQDAAAKSMLRVCRPGGRIGMANWTPAGFIGQVFKTIASHVPPPAGVRSPLEWSSESRLQELFGADAADMSVTLKTFVFRYRSARAWVESWREIYGPMNKAFQAVGETGAAALEDDLVKLAETASIGGERAMIVPAEYAEIVIHKR; the protein is encoded by the coding sequence ATGAACGCACTCAACCAACCTGCTTTTTCCGGACCGGATCTTGCCGCCGTCAAACAGCGTCAACAAGGTATCTGGTCGACAGGCGACTACCCGGCAGTCGGAACGACCTTGCAGATCGTCGGCGAGACACTTGCCGAATCGCTCGACCTTGCCCCCGGCGAACGCGTACTGGATGTTGCCGCCGGCAACGGCAATGCAACGCTGGCAGCTGCGCGCCGCTTCTGTGATGTCGTTTCGACTGACTATGTCGATGCGTGGCTGCGCGCCGGGATGGAACGGGCAAAGGCGGAAGGCCTGCCGGTCGCGTTCCGCGAGGCCGATGCTGAAGACCTTCCGTTCGAGGACGCATCGTTCGATGTGGTCACATCCACATTCGGCGTGATGTTCACTGCGGATCAGGATGCCGCTGCGAAGTCGATGCTGAGGGTCTGCCGACCAGGCGGTCGGATCGGCATGGCAAACTGGACACCGGCCGGCTTCATCGGACAGGTTTTCAAGACAATCGCTAGTCACGTTCCGCCTCCTGCAGGTGTACGTTCGCCGTTGGAATGGTCATCGGAATCACGCCTTCAGGAGCTGTTCGGTGCAGATGCCGCGGACATGTCCGTCACGCTGAAAACCTTTGTCTTCCGCTACCGGTCCGCCCGCGCCTGGGTCGAAAGCTGGCGCGAGATCTATGGTCCGATGAACAAGGCCTTCCAGGCCGTTGGCGAAACCGGTGCAGCGGCCCTTGAAGACGATCTGGTCAAACTGGCTGAAACAGCATCGATTGGCGGCGAACGGGCAATGATCGTTCCAGCGGAATACGCGGAAATCGTGATCCACAAACGCTGA
- a CDS encoding group 1 truncated hemoglobin, whose translation MSGKTQTLYEKYGGFPGVRQVVTDFYERALDSDIVGHFFEDVNMARLVDHQTKMIAGLLGGPVEISDARLATAHAHLEVDHYHFDEIAILLNETLADAGFDKQDRLAAVAAVEARRSVIIKRSRAA comes from the coding sequence ATGTCCGGAAAAACGCAAACGCTTTACGAAAAATACGGTGGCTTTCCCGGCGTCCGTCAGGTTGTGACGGATTTTTACGAACGCGCGCTCGACAGCGATATCGTCGGCCATTTCTTTGAAGATGTGAACATGGCCCGCCTCGTTGATCATCAGACCAAGATGATCGCCGGACTGCTCGGCGGTCCCGTGGAAATCTCAGACGCACGCCTTGCGACCGCGCACGCGCATCTGGAGGTCGATCACTATCATTTCGACGAAATCGCAATCCTGTTGAACGAAACCCTGGCCGATGCCGGCTTCGACAAGCAGGACCGGCTGGCGGCAGTCGCCGCTGTGGAAGCCAGAAGATCGGTGATCATCAAGAGGAGCCGGGCCGCATGA